The proteins below come from a single Streptomyces sp. MRC013 genomic window:
- the polA gene encoding DNA polymerase I, giving the protein MAETASRKTAQDRPRLLLMDGHSLAYRAFFALPAENFTTSGGQVTNAVYGFASMLANTLRDEAPTHFAVAFDVSRRTWRSRDFPEYKANRSATPDEFRGQVELIGELLDTMNAPRFAVEDYEADDIIATLATRAEADGFEVLIVTGDRDAFQLVSDRVTVLYPTKGVSELTRFTPEKVREKYGLSPGQYPDFAALRGDPSDNLPGIPGVGEKTAAKWINQFGSFEELVERADEVKGKVGQALRDHLESVRLNRHLTELVRDVELPRPVAELERVPYDRAALKGFLEVLEIRNPSLRERLLAVDPGSEGEAAPAPAAGVELDGSVLGSGELAPWLERHGDRPLGMATVDGWALGTGGVTEVALASADGAAAWFDPSRLDEADERAFAAWVSDPARPKVLHDAKAAMRVFPEHGWGVAGVTMDTALAAYLVKPGRRSFALDALAVEYLGRELAPPSAADGQLAFGADDAAEAEALMTQARAVLDLGEAFAARLEEVGAVRLLHEVELPTSELLARMERHGIAADRPHLEAMERQFAGAVQQAVTEAHASVGHEFNLGSPKQLQEVLFGELNLPKTKKTKTGYTTDADALAWLATRTEHELPVIMLRHREQAKLRVTVEGLIKTVAADGRIHTTFNQTVAATGRLSSTDPNLQNIPVRTDEGRAIRRGFVVGEGFEALMTADYSQIELRVMAHLSQDEGLIEAFTSGEDLHTTVASQVFGVEKSAVDPEMRRKIKAMSYGLAYGLSAFGLSQQLNIDAAEARALMDTYFERFGGVRDYLHRVVDEARATGYTQTMLGRRRYLPDLNSDNRQRRETAERMALNAPIQGTAADIVKVAMLNVDRALTEAGLDSRMLLQVHDEIVLELAPGERERVEELVRREMSSAVELRAPLDVSVGVGQDWESAAH; this is encoded by the coding sequence GTGGCTGAGACAGCATCGAGGAAGACCGCACAAGACCGTCCGCGCCTGCTCCTCATGGACGGGCACTCCCTGGCGTACCGGGCGTTCTTCGCGCTGCCCGCGGAGAACTTCACGACGTCGGGCGGGCAGGTGACCAATGCCGTCTACGGCTTCGCGTCGATGCTGGCGAACACGCTGCGCGACGAGGCGCCCACGCACTTCGCGGTGGCGTTCGACGTGTCCCGCAGGACGTGGCGCTCCCGGGACTTCCCGGAGTACAAGGCGAACCGCTCCGCCACGCCCGACGAGTTCAGGGGCCAGGTCGAGCTGATCGGCGAGCTGCTGGACACGATGAACGCGCCCCGGTTCGCCGTGGAGGACTACGAGGCGGACGACATCATCGCCACGCTGGCCACGCGGGCGGAGGCCGACGGCTTCGAGGTGCTGATCGTCACCGGCGACCGCGACGCGTTCCAGCTGGTGTCCGACCGCGTGACGGTGCTGTACCCGACCAAGGGCGTCTCCGAGCTGACCCGGTTCACCCCGGAGAAGGTGCGGGAGAAGTACGGGCTGTCGCCCGGCCAGTATCCGGACTTCGCGGCGCTGCGCGGCGACCCGTCGGACAACCTGCCGGGCATCCCGGGCGTGGGCGAGAAGACGGCCGCCAAGTGGATCAACCAGTTCGGGTCGTTCGAGGAGCTGGTGGAGCGGGCCGACGAGGTCAAGGGCAAGGTGGGGCAGGCCCTGCGCGACCACCTGGAGTCGGTGAGGCTGAACCGGCACCTGACGGAGCTGGTGCGGGACGTGGAGCTGCCGAGGCCGGTGGCGGAGCTGGAGCGCGTCCCCTACGACCGGGCGGCGCTCAAGGGCTTCCTGGAGGTCCTGGAGATCCGCAACCCGAGCCTGCGGGAGCGGCTGCTGGCCGTCGACCCCGGCTCGGAGGGGGAGGCGGCGCCCGCCCCGGCCGCCGGGGTGGAGCTGGACGGCTCGGTGCTGGGCTCCGGCGAGCTGGCGCCGTGGCTGGAGCGGCACGGGGACCGGCCGCTCGGCATGGCGACGGTGGACGGCTGGGCGCTGGGGACCGGCGGCGTCACCGAGGTCGCCCTCGCGTCGGCGGACGGCGCGGCCGCCTGGTTCGACCCGTCGCGGCTGGACGAGGCCGACGAGCGGGCGTTCGCCGCGTGGGTCTCGGACCCGGCCCGGCCGAAGGTCCTGCACGACGCCAAGGCCGCCATGCGGGTCTTCCCCGAGCACGGCTGGGGCGTCGCCGGCGTCACGATGGACACGGCGCTCGCGGCGTACCTGGTCAAGCCGGGCCGGCGCTCCTTCGCCCTGGACGCCCTCGCCGTCGAGTACCTGGGGCGGGAGCTCGCCCCGCCGTCCGCCGCCGACGGCCAGCTGGCGTTCGGCGCGGACGACGCGGCCGAGGCGGAGGCGCTGATGACTCAGGCGCGGGCCGTCCTCGACCTGGGCGAGGCGTTCGCCGCGCGCCTGGAGGAGGTGGGCGCGGTACGGCTGCTGCACGAGGTGGAACTGCCCACGTCCGAGCTGCTCGCCCGGATGGAGCGGCACGGCATCGCGGCCGACCGGCCGCACCTGGAGGCGATGGAGCGGCAGTTCGCCGGCGCCGTCCAGCAGGCCGTGACGGAGGCGCACGCCTCGGTCGGCCACGAGTTCAACCTCGGCTCGCCCAAGCAGCTCCAGGAGGTCCTCTTCGGCGAGCTGAACCTGCCGAAGACCAAGAAGACCAAGACCGGGTACACCACCGACGCCGACGCGCTGGCCTGGCTCGCCACCCGGACCGAGCACGAACTGCCCGTGATCATGCTCCGCCACCGGGAGCAGGCCAAGCTGCGCGTCACCGTGGAGGGCCTGATCAAGACGGTCGCGGCGGACGGCCGGATCCACACCACGTTCAACCAGACGGTCGCGGCGACCGGCCGGCTGTCGTCCACGGACCCGAACCTCCAGAACATCCCGGTCCGCACGGACGAGGGCCGCGCCATCCGCCGGGGCTTCGTCGTCGGCGAGGGCTTCGAGGCGCTGATGACCGCCGACTACAGCCAGATCGAGCTGCGCGTCATGGCGCACCTGTCGCAGGACGAGGGCCTCATCGAGGCGTTCACCTCCGGTGAGGACCTGCACACCACGGTCGCCTCCCAGGTCTTCGGCGTGGAGAAGTCGGCGGTCGACCCCGAGATGCGCCGCAAGATCAAGGCCATGTCGTACGGGCTGGCGTACGGCCTGTCCGCGTTCGGCCTGTCGCAGCAGCTGAACATCGACGCCGCCGAGGCGCGCGCCCTGATGGACACGTACTTCGAGCGGTTCGGCGGCGTGCGGGACTACCTGCACCGCGTCGTCGACGAGGCCCGCGCGACCGGCTACACGCAGACGATGCTGGGGCGCCGCCGCTACCTGCCGGACCTGAACAGCGACAACCGGCAGCGGCGCGAGACGGCCGAGCGGATGGCGCTCAACGCCCCGATCCAGGGCACGGCCGCCGACATCGTGAAGGTCGCCATGCTCAACGTCGACCGGGCGCTGACCGAGGCCGGCCTGGACTCGCGGATGCTGCTCCAGGTCCACGACGAGATCGTGCTGGAGCTCGCGCCGGGGGAGCGGGAGCGGGTCGAGGAGCTGGTGCGCCGCGAGATGTCGTCGGCGGTCGAGCTGCGGGCGCCGCTGGACGTGTCGGTGGGCGTCGGCCAGGACTGGGAGTCGGCCGCGCACTGA